GCCGGGTCTCGGTGGGGCCGTCGGTGTCGATGCGGAGTTCCATGGGCATGCGGAACAGGTCGAGGTCCTGGCTGATTTCGCCCACGATGCGGAAGCCCTTATCGACGCGATACACCGTGTACTTGTTCTTGAACTCGGGCGCGCCCGTGGAATAAAGCCACTGGGAAAAGAATGGATTCAGCGTTTCCCCGTAGGCGAACTCGGCCACTTTGCGGAAGTCCTCGGCGTTGGCGGCCTTGCCGGCAAACTGCGTGGCGAAGGTGCGCAGGGCGTTGTCGAAATTGGTGTCGCCCATCACCCAGCGCAGCATGTGCAGCACCATGGCGCCCTTCTCGGTGACCAGCGACTGGAACTCGGGCGAGAATGGCTCCAGGCGGCTGACGCTGCCCAGCGGCACGGTGTCGTAGGCGAGGGCGCCTACGGACATGTCCCTGGCCATCTCCTGGTAGCCGGCAGGGCCGGCGACCACCTCGACATAGCGGGCCTCGGAGTAGCGGGCGAACCCGTCGGTGAGCCAGGCGTTGTCCATGCTGGCGACAGAAACCGAAACTCCCCACCACTGGTGCGCGATGGCGTTGGCCAACAGGCGGTAGTTGGGCGGATCGGTGAGTGCGCGCGAAACCAGCGCCGCGATTTCCGGCGCCCACGCCGAGGGCAGGGTGTCATCCGGCAGCTCGACCAGGTTGAGGATGGGGGAAGGCGCGCCGCCATACATCGAGGAAAAAACCTGGAACTCCTTCACGGCGGTGTCGGAGTAGGCGGCAACCAGTTCCTTGTGCTCGGGCTTGAAGTAGGTGCGGACGGTGACGCCGCCCGCCTCGCTCACCGTCTCCTGGAAGCGGCCGGCGATGATCGTGCCGGGGAAACTGGGCTTCATCCACGCAAACGAGTAAGTCATTCTAGGTTCGCGGGAAACAGGAGAAGGCTGGGTGCGGCCCTTGGCTTGGGCGGGCGTGATGGTTTTCGCCGGCAGGCCACCCATCACCACGTTGGTGCGCCCGCTGCCCACGACGGTGTAGCCCTGGGGCACGGTGATGTTCATGGTGGCGGTGAAGCGGTGCAGGTTCCATCCGGTCACCGGGAACCAGCGGCCGGCGTAAAGCAGATAGGACGTATCGGCGCCGATGTAGGCCAGGCTCAGCCCATAGACGGGGCTATCAACGGCGGACTGAAGGATGCCCTCGTACTCGAAGGTCAGCGTGGAACTCGCGCCCTTGGCCAGGCCGGCGGGCAGCATGACGCGCACGGTCGAATCCTGCGTAACGCGCTCGACCGAGAGCTCGTGGCCTTCGGCGTCGGTGACGCGCGTGGGCCGCAGCGCATTGTGCAGTTCGAAGACGGCGGTGGAGATGTCGTCGAGCGCGGTGAAGCGTACCTGGGCGCTGGCTTTCAGGCGATGTTCGGCGGGGAACAGCTCGGCGTCAATCTTGTAATCTTCGGCGCGTATGCGGGGCGCCTCCGCCCCCAAGGCGGTGGCGGAAGCCAGAAGGAGGACGGCCGGCAACAGCCTGAGGATGGTCCAGCCCCGTCCCTTCGGATTGTCCATTCGGTTTTCCCTTTGCGCCGACACGTTCTCTGATGAATTTCCGGGCAGAAAAGATGCTCTAAGACAGGGCGCGCAGCACCGCATCTGCGGCCCGCTCGGC
The nucleotide sequence above comes from Terriglobales bacterium. Encoded proteins:
- a CDS encoding M1 family aminopeptidase gives rise to the protein MDNPKGRGWTILRLLPAVLLLASATALGAEAPRIRAEDYKIDAELFPAEHRLKASAQVRFTALDDISTAVFELHNALRPTRVTDAEGHELSVERVTQDSTVRVMLPAGLAKGASSTLTFEYEGILQSAVDSPVYGLSLAYIGADTSYLLYAGRWFPVTGWNLHRFTATMNITVPQGYTVVGSGRTNVVMGGLPAKTITPAQAKGRTQPSPVSREPRMTYSFAWMKPSFPGTIIAGRFQETVSEAGGVTVRTYFKPEHKELVAAYSDTAVKEFQVFSSMYGGAPSPILNLVELPDDTLPSAWAPEIAALVSRALTDPPNYRLLANAIAHQWWGVSVSVASMDNAWLTDGFARYSEARYVEVVAGPAGYQEMARDMSVGALAYDTVPLGSVSRLEPFSPEFQSLVTEKGAMVLHMLRWVMGDTNFDNALRTFATQFAGKAANAEDFRKVAEFAYGETLNPFFSQWLYSTGAPEFKNKYTVYRVDKGFRIVGEISQDLDLFRMPMELRIDTDGPTETRRIEVVGTASPFAVDVPTKPRRIQIDPNNWVLKNYPDLKVRVAILRGQQLVQQGALAEALAEFQKALDANKNSSLAHYRIAEVFFLQRNYQASANSYRDSLSGDGEPRWTEVWSRIQLGKIYDITGQRERAVNEYRQALQTNDNTQGALDEARRYLDSPYTGERKSGL